The DNA segment GCCCTGCATTGGGGGGGGATGCATGCTTGGGGCAGGCTGGCTTAGACGGGGAGAGTGAGGGAAAGCCCTCGCCCCTTTTGAGAAAGCAGGGAGGGGGCAGCAGCTGAGGAAATGGACAAAGCCGGCTTTAGgttggaagtgggggggggctggCCTTGGAGCAGCTGCTGTGGACAAGTGCAGGGTGGTCGGGGGCCCGGAGGACGCCCCTGACCCGCTCTGCCTAGGAAGAGCCGCGAGAGGCCGGGCAGCGGCCGCGGAGGAAGAACGGGCGTCAGACAGCAGCAGCCGCACACAAAGCAACGGTACACTGATGTATATGCAGAAAGAGCGGACAAGCGCGGGTGCCGACAGGCGAAGAGCAGCGCCGGGGCCTGGTCGGCCGCCTCTGAGGTCCGGGGCTGCCGCGGGGCGCGCGCATCGCAGCAGGCAGCAGCCCGGAGCGACTCTGAATAAGCTTTAATGGCTCGTCCGGCGGCGGTAGTCCCGGGCGTCGGGCCGAGTGCTGCGCCGGGCCGGGCGGGCGTGGCTGCCGCCGCGAGCGGGCCGGGCGTCGGGCGGGCGCCTCACGGGCAGGGCGTCATGCTGTAGAGGGAATGCACTTGCTTGGAGAGGCTGGCCGAGGCGCTGCCCAGGCCGGCGGCGCGGGCGGGCGCCTTCTCCCCGAGCCGCTTGCTGGTCACGTAGGCGCTGGCCGAGAAGCCCGAGCCGGGCTTGCGGAAGTTGGGCAGGTGGTGGAAGGGCTGCAGGCTGGTCAGCAGGCTGGGCCGGTAGAGCGAGAGGCGCGGCGGGCGCTCCGTCTTGCGCGGCGAGGGCAGCTGCAGCACGCAATTGGCCGGCGTAACCGGCGGGCTCTTCTTCTCAGCCTTGGCCCGGGGCGGGAAGGCCCCCGCGGCCGAGGAGGCGCGCGCGGGCGGCAGGACCTTGCTCTCCTTGGCCGGGCCCTCGGTCGGGCTCTTGGCGGGGCTCTCGAGGTCCGGCAGCTGGGCCGTAGGGCCGCCAACCTCGCCTGCAACGAGACGGggcgagaggaggggagggggcgccCGGTCACGGTGTGGGACCACTGCCGGTCCCGTCGAGGGTGGGGCTGGCGACCCCGGCCCTCCCCGCCACCGACTGGCCCTCGAAGGAGGCACCCGAGGCTCATGGGGCGGGAGGTGTCCCTGCTGACGGCTCCTTTGCCCAGCGGGACCCGCGGCGGCTTGTCCCAGAGGCGTCGCTCTCCGGCCAGCGGACAAGAGACCCTCTGGACGCCTCTCCGGTACCTGGTGCCGTCTGAGGCTTCTCTTGGCCCAGGGAGCACTCCGGATGGACTCCCATGGAGCTCATCACCCGGTGGAAGATGGCCGAGGTAGCCGGGAGCATCCAGCGGTGCGTGGCCACCTGCTGCAACCCCAGGCGGGCCGCTGGCTTCAGCTGCAACAGGCCCTCGATGAGATTCTGGCAttctggagagagggagggggaggaagaagacaaGCTTGGCCACCGCTTCCCATCTGCTCATCCTGGGAGAACCAGCTGTCGGCTGACCTGGCAGCTGGAATTCAGAGCTAgatgactatggagattctcccccatccaggtcacagttgtcccaaagatgctttccaaaaggcaactttcTCGgttgaaagtccagctgccttttggaattcAGGGCCTCCCCAGTGCAGctgcttgttgttgttttttgtcacaacagtatacacaaacaattgtcatagataaaacaacatatcttgaagaatatatatatatatatatgtaaaaaaaatatgcatcaactatattaatttgatataatgaagggaacaataggacaagaacggtaggcactattgtgctcttatgcacgccccttccttttgcctttcagctGTGACGTCTCACAGGCAGAACCTGCTCCAAAGcacagaccaagccaagtcccctCCCATGGAGGTCAGATGTCTCTGAGTCACTCTGTTGTGGGGCCCTGCACTGTGTCCTCCCCCCTCTGAGGGAGCTGTTGCTAAATGTTAGCTGactgagggggagagagggactcTGGCGGGGTGGGGAGCAGCAGTTGCCACAGGATCTTCCTGCTCCCACCAAATGTAATGACCACCAGGAGTCGTGGCAGGACTGGCCAGAGCCTGGCAGCCTGTCTGATCCTCTGGCCCTGCAGCCCCCTCCTTGGAACTGAATTCCTGGACTTTAGAGGACCCCAGCAGACCAGAGCCCTGCCCCACTGCCTCGGGGCCAGCTGCCCTCTCTCCCCTGCTGCCGTCCCTGGGATTCGCTTCCTTCTGGTTTTATGGGGGTTGCCAAGGACCAGGATCACTTGTGGGTCTGAGCCCAAACCCACCCTCTGGCAGCAGAGGGAAGAGCCAGCGGGAGACACACTCTCCTCTACCAATGCTGTTGTGTGCGGGCACAAGTTGAGGGCCCAGTCAGTCATTCCCCGTTTATTTGGGCAGGCGGGGCAGATGGGGATGAAGAGCCTTCCTGCCTCCAGCAGAGcacctgggggtgggtgggtggggtgagaTGTCCCCTCGTACCTGGCGAGATCGGCTGCCGGAAGGCAAGGCCTTGCTTGATGACGTGGATCATCTTGTGCGGCTGGCGCTCCTTGAAGGGGAGCTTCCCTGTCACCATGGCATAGAGGATGACCCCACTGCGTGAGAGGAGAGGGTCAGGAGGGGCCTCTGGGTCAGCCTGGGCCCTGGTCACATGTGGCTCCACCCCCGCTGTGCTTACAGGCTCCATAGGTCAGCCAGCTCCCCATTGTATTTCTTGCTCATGAGGATCTCAGGGGCGGTGT comes from the Ahaetulla prasina isolate Xishuangbanna chromosome 3, ASM2864084v1, whole genome shotgun sequence genome and includes:
- the LOC131196360 gene encoding testis-specific serine/threonine-protein kinase 5-like; its protein translation is MKSFSKREADRRTFLEQVRESKENGYLLSSKKIGSGAFSKVYLGYATQEKMMQNYKLASDLRNKRHSMVAIKIISTAEAPVEYTKKFLPREIYSLNVTYKHLNVIQLYEMYRNSKRTYLVLELASRGDLLEHINATSDRREYPGLEEEEARRLFRQIVSAVAHCHNVGIVHRDLKCENILLDERGFIKLTDFGFANRYSLKNSLMSTFCGSVAYTAPEILMSKKYNGELADLWSLGVILYAMVTGKLPFKERQPHKMIHVIKQGLAFRQPISPECQNLIEGLLQLKPAARLGLQQVATHRWMLPATSAIFHRVMSSMGVHPECSLGQEKPQTAPGEVGGPTAQLPDLESPAKSPTEGPAKESKVLPPARASSAAGAFPPRAKAEKKSPPVTPANCVLQLPSPRKTERPPRLSLYRPSLLTSLQPFHHLPNFRKPGSGFSASAYVTSKRLGEKAPARAAGLGSASASLSKQVHSLYSMTPCP